The following are encoded together in the Acidovorax sp. KKS102 genome:
- a CDS encoding DUF4124 domain-containing protein: MKPRKHILITGLCVVFLGAWAPLGTQAQVIRCTDAATGKVTYTDGKCASGATEREVEARKTPQEIQQEREEAAEALARKQQRLQAEATAAEAESRRNAPRDNVAPAKTIDYARSPECARSRRNLDVVLSSATGGGYEQNLRVEAAQRQVDLDCLGPQGYAEVEKSRPRSNTTAPVVVVPPPYYPVRPAPVQPPPPTPAPKKFTQCNVFRCYDAQGNSYPR, translated from the coding sequence ATGAAGCCACGCAAACACATCCTCATCACCGGTCTGTGCGTGGTCTTCCTGGGTGCTTGGGCTCCCTTGGGAACCCAGGCGCAAGTGATACGCTGCACCGATGCCGCCACGGGCAAGGTCACCTACACCGACGGCAAGTGCGCCAGCGGCGCCACCGAGCGCGAGGTGGAGGCCCGCAAAACCCCACAAGAGATCCAGCAGGAGCGCGAAGAAGCTGCCGAAGCGCTGGCCCGCAAACAGCAGCGACTGCAGGCTGAAGCAACGGCTGCAGAGGCCGAGTCCCGGCGCAACGCACCGCGTGACAACGTGGCCCCGGCCAAGACGATCGACTATGCGCGCTCTCCGGAGTGCGCTCGCTCGCGGCGGAACCTGGATGTGGTGCTGAGCAGCGCCACGGGTGGCGGCTACGAACAAAACCTGCGGGTGGAGGCGGCGCAACGACAGGTCGACCTGGACTGCCTGGGCCCCCAGGGCTATGCAGAGGTGGAGAAATCCCGTCCCCGGTCCAACACCACGGCACCCGTGGTGGTCGTTCCCCCACCGTACTACCCGGTGCGGCCTGCGCCCGTGCAGCCACCGCCGCCCACACCAGCCCCAAAAAAATTCACGCAGTGCAACGTGTTCCGCTGCTACGACGCGCAGGGCAACAGCTACCCCCGCTGA
- a CDS encoding NAD-dependent epimerase/dehydratase family protein: MPSNQNPLGALPARFRRERLLIVGCGDVGQRVLRNLQTGPGAGRMQVLALTSSAGRVAGLRAQGARPLVGNLDDAGTLRRLSGLATRVLHLAPPPGEGAGGDAWWRDPRTVALTRALRLRSLPVSLAYASTSGVYGDCQGALVPETRTVAPGTPRAQRRVNAERAVRHLGRAGVRATLLRIPGIYAPDREGGTPEARLRRGTPVLVAEDDVFTNHIHADDLARACMAAVWKGRPQRAYNVSDSTHMKMGDYFDLAADLYGLPRPPRVPRSTAQEQLSLMLLSFMSESRRLDNQRMLRELGLRLRYPSVAEGLRA, from the coding sequence TTGCCTTCAAACCAAAACCCCCTCGGCGCCCTGCCAGCCCGCTTTCGCCGCGAACGCCTGCTGATCGTGGGCTGTGGTGATGTAGGTCAACGGGTGCTGCGCAATTTGCAGACGGGCCCTGGGGCTGGCCGCATGCAGGTGCTGGCGCTGACCTCCAGCGCAGGGCGGGTGGCGGGGCTGCGTGCGCAGGGCGCCCGCCCGCTGGTGGGCAACTTAGATGATGCGGGGACGTTGCGCAGGCTGTCTGGCCTGGCCACGCGCGTGCTGCATCTGGCGCCACCGCCGGGCGAGGGCGCAGGGGGTGATGCCTGGTGGCGCGACCCGCGCACCGTGGCGCTGACCCGGGCGCTGCGGCTGCGCAGCCTGCCCGTGTCACTGGCGTATGCGTCCACCAGCGGCGTATATGGCGACTGCCAGGGCGCCCTGGTGCCGGAGACGCGGACCGTGGCCCCTGGCACACCGCGCGCCCAGCGCCGAGTGAATGCCGAGCGCGCCGTGCGCCACCTGGGCCGTGCCGGCGTGCGGGCCACGCTGCTGCGCATTCCGGGCATCTATGCGCCTGACCGGGAGGGGGGCACTCCGGAGGCGCGTCTGCGCCGGGGCACGCCCGTGCTGGTGGCCGAGGACGATGTGTTCACCAACCACATCCACGCCGATGATCTGGCCCGCGCCTGCATGGCGGCGGTGTGGAAGGGACGACCGCAGCGCGCCTACAACGTGAGTGATTCCACCCACATGAAGATGGGCGACTACTTTGACCTGGCAGCGGACCTGTATGGTCTGCCGCGCCCCCCGCGTGTGCCACGCAGCACGGCGCAGGAGCAGCTGTCGCTGATGCTGTTGAGCTTCATGAGCGAATCGCGCCGGCTGGACAACCAGCGCATGCTGCGCGAGTTGGGGCTGCGGTTGCGTTACCCCAGCGTGGCCGAAGGGCTGCGGGCCTGA
- a CDS encoding CDP-6-deoxy-delta-3,4-glucoseen reductase, whose amino-acid sequence MTSAESVFQITVQPSGRAFSANAGEAILAAAIRSGVGLPYGCKDGACGSCKCKKISGTVQHGAHQSKALSADEEAAGLVLTCCAQPLSDVVLESRQVTDESAYPIKKMPVRVASLEKKSHDVMQVRLQLPAADTFRYHAGQYIEFILRDGARRAYSMANAPHTQAEAPGVELHIRHMPGGKFTDHVFGAMKEKEILRVEGPFGSFFLREDSDKPIVLLASGTGFAPIKALIEHLQFKGISRPTVLYWGGRRPGDLYLADWVQARVAELPWLRYVPVISNALPEDGWTGRTGFVHQAVLDDFADLSGHQVYACGAPIVVESARDAYSAQRGLPPEEFFADAFTSEADKHGG is encoded by the coding sequence ATGACCAGTGCTGAGTCCGTTTTCCAGATCACCGTGCAGCCCAGCGGCCGCGCTTTCAGTGCCAATGCGGGCGAAGCCATCCTGGCCGCCGCCATCCGCAGCGGCGTGGGCCTGCCTTATGGCTGCAAGGACGGCGCCTGCGGCTCGTGCAAATGCAAAAAAATCAGCGGCACCGTGCAGCACGGCGCCCACCAGTCCAAGGCCCTCTCGGCCGACGAAGAAGCCGCAGGCCTGGTGCTGACCTGCTGCGCGCAGCCGCTGTCCGACGTGGTGCTCGAATCACGCCAGGTCACCGACGAAAGTGCCTACCCCATCAAAAAGATGCCCGTGCGCGTGGCCTCGCTCGAAAAGAAGTCGCACGACGTGATGCAGGTGCGCCTGCAGTTGCCTGCGGCAGACACCTTCCGCTACCACGCGGGCCAGTACATTGAATTCATCCTGCGCGACGGTGCGCGCAGGGCCTACTCGATGGCCAACGCGCCGCACACCCAGGCCGAGGCGCCGGGCGTGGAACTACACATCCGCCACATGCCGGGCGGCAAGTTCACCGACCATGTGTTCGGCGCGATGAAAGAGAAGGAAATCCTGCGTGTCGAGGGCCCGTTCGGCAGCTTCTTCCTGCGCGAAGACTCAGACAAGCCCATCGTGCTGCTGGCATCCGGCACCGGCTTTGCCCCCATCAAGGCACTGATCGAGCACCTGCAGTTCAAGGGCATCAGCCGCCCCACCGTGTTGTACTGGGGCGGCCGTCGCCCGGGCGACCTGTATCTGGCAGACTGGGTGCAGGCCCGCGTGGCAGAGCTACCGTGGCTGCGCTACGTTCCGGTCATTTCCAATGCGCTGCCCGAGGACGGCTGGACGGGCCGCACCGGCTTTGTGCACCAGGCGGTGCTGGATGATTTTGCAGACCTCTCGGGCCACCAGGTCTATGCCTGCGGCGCCCCCATCGTGGTCGAATCCGCCCGCGATGCCTACAGCGCCCAACGCGGCCTGCCGCCCGAGGAGTTCTTTGCCGACGCCTTCACCTCAGAAGCCGACAAGCACGGCGGCTGA
- a CDS encoding ATP-binding protein has translation MRPAPAQPTPQGAQQRWPQARRAGFIATLLCLAALLVWGAGEWAEQSERDAQWDNLRRLGEVQALALRGVATRYNYLPFTAAQHPLVRRLLQRPASQAVRDAANAYLQAVNQHAGSDMLYVMDPQGLTLASSNWDTPNSFVHQNYGNRPYFRDALAGQTGRFYGVGKTTGEPGLFVSAPVVEAGRVIGVVAVKVRMEPISDPWAQLRDPVFVTDEQGIVFLGSVPDWLYRTSRPLPAPLVQQLQHNEQYGTGWAPRTVPWTLRPQDDSPGAELRLDGPGGKRYLAFEEKLPDLGWTLTVTADSRVVALARQQAWALATLASGLLVLGALYWRLRERRLAETRLARIELEQRVQERTHALQQAQAFRQSMEDSLLVGMRARDLEGRIVYVNAAMCDMVGYRADELIGQLPPYPYWHPDDLDRHWNDSDTVLAGNAFPHGRENRLRHRDGSDVYTMFYTTRLIDGSGQHIGWMSSVVNITAQKRAEEQQQQRETQLQRVQRVITVGEMASTLAHELNQPLAALVNYAAAARALAAQGKTGPLNDSLEALSAQALRAADIVGRIRRWVRQHPESREPCDLSAIVEQSLELLLRAEARRQGIAVRVEQAAAPLQVHADRVLLEQVVINLGLNALQAMQTHEPPPEGHELRLRLAADPGHALVQVLDRGPGLPPGIAERLFEPFFTTRSDGLGLGLNICRSIIESMGGQLQARNREGGGAIFEIRLPLANAPESPLRTPGNADAP, from the coding sequence GTGCGCCCAGCGCCCGCCCAGCCCACCCCGCAGGGCGCGCAGCAGCGCTGGCCCCAGGCCCGGCGCGCCGGCTTCATTGCCACGCTGCTGTGCCTGGCAGCGCTGCTGGTGTGGGGCGCAGGCGAATGGGCCGAGCAAAGCGAACGCGATGCCCAGTGGGACAACCTTCGCCGCTTGGGCGAGGTACAAGCCCTGGCGCTGCGCGGCGTGGCCACGCGGTACAACTACCTGCCCTTCACGGCCGCGCAGCACCCGCTGGTGCGGCGGCTACTGCAGCGGCCCGCATCACAGGCCGTGCGGGACGCCGCCAACGCCTACCTGCAGGCGGTGAACCAGCACGCGGGCTCTGACATGTTGTACGTGATGGACCCGCAGGGCCTCACGCTCGCGTCCAGCAACTGGGATACCCCCAACAGCTTTGTGCACCAGAACTACGGCAATCGCCCTTACTTTCGCGACGCCCTGGCAGGCCAGACGGGTCGCTTTTATGGCGTGGGCAAAACCACGGGCGAGCCCGGCCTGTTTGTCTCCGCCCCGGTGGTCGAAGCGGGCCGGGTGATCGGCGTGGTAGCGGTCAAGGTGCGCATGGAGCCCATCTCAGACCCCTGGGCCCAGTTGCGTGACCCAGTGTTCGTGACGGACGAGCAGGGCATTGTGTTTCTGGGCTCCGTGCCCGACTGGCTCTACCGCACCAGCCGCCCCCTGCCCGCGCCGCTGGTACAGCAGCTGCAGCACAACGAACAGTACGGCACGGGCTGGGCACCACGCACCGTGCCCTGGACCCTGCGCCCCCAGGACGACTCGCCCGGCGCCGAACTGCGCCTGGACGGCCCTGGCGGCAAGCGGTATCTGGCCTTTGAGGAAAAACTGCCTGACCTGGGCTGGACCCTCACCGTCACCGCCGACAGCCGCGTGGTGGCGTTGGCACGGCAGCAAGCCTGGGCGCTGGCCACGCTGGCCTCGGGGCTGCTGGTGCTGGGCGCGCTCTACTGGCGACTGCGCGAGCGGCGGCTGGCAGAGACCCGACTGGCCCGCATCGAACTGGAGCAGCGCGTGCAGGAACGCACCCACGCGCTGCAGCAGGCCCAGGCGTTCCGCCAGTCCATGGAAGACTCACTGCTGGTGGGCATGCGCGCGCGCGACCTCGAAGGCCGCATCGTCTACGTCAACGCCGCCATGTGCGACATGGTGGGCTACCGGGCTGACGAACTCATCGGCCAGCTGCCGCCCTACCCCTACTGGCACCCCGACGACCTCGACCGGCACTGGAACGACAGCGACACCGTACTGGCCGGCAACGCGTTTCCCCATGGGCGGGAGAACCGCCTGCGGCACCGCGACGGGTCGGACGTTTACACCATGTTCTACACCACGCGCCTCATCGACGGCAGCGGCCAGCACATCGGCTGGATGAGCTCGGTGGTCAACATCACCGCGCAAAAGCGGGCCGAGGAACAGCAGCAGCAGCGCGAAACCCAGCTGCAGCGGGTGCAGCGCGTGATCACGGTGGGCGAGATGGCCTCCACCCTGGCGCACGAACTGAACCAGCCGCTGGCAGCCCTGGTCAACTACGCGGCGGCTGCACGCGCGCTGGCCGCCCAGGGCAAGACCGGGCCACTGAACGACAGCCTCGAAGCCCTGTCGGCCCAGGCGCTCCGGGCAGCCGACATCGTGGGCCGCATCCGCCGCTGGGTGCGCCAGCACCCTGAAAGCCGCGAGCCCTGCGACCTGTCGGCCATCGTGGAGCAGTCGCTGGAGCTGCTGCTGCGCGCCGAGGCCCGGCGCCAGGGGATTGCGGTGCGCGTCGAGCAGGCCGCAGCCCCTTTGCAGGTGCATGCCGACCGCGTGCTGCTCGAACAGGTGGTGATCAACCTGGGCCTGAACGCCCTGCAGGCCATGCAGACGCACGAGCCCCCGCCCGAAGGGCACGAACTGCGGCTGCGTTTGGCCGCAGACCCGGGCCACGCGCTGGTGCAGGTGCTCGACCGGGGCCCGGGCCTGCCGCCCGGCATCGCCGAGCGCCTGTTCGAGCCTTTTTTCACCACCCGTTCCGACGGGCTGGGCCTGGGCCTCAACATCTGCCGCTCCATCATTGAGAGCATGGGCGGCCAGCTGCAGGCCCGCAACCGCGAGGGCGGTGGCGCCATTTTTGAAATCCGCCTGCCGCTCGCCAACGCACCTGAGTCCCCCCTGAGAACCCCTGGGAATGCCGACGCACCATGA
- a CDS encoding response regulator transcription factor, whose amino-acid sequence MTHDTLPTAAEPPDDTVVYIVDDDEGVRQSLAALLLARGYTVHTFGGGESFLAEAALDHPGCVLLDLRMEGLSGLQVFHELGQRHSALKTVFLSAHGELSSAVAAVKQGAVDWLEKPCNEATLLAAVEKASALSQAQARQAQRQQQLRERWNALSPRQQEVAQLLGTGLSSKEVARALAQRDPERPIDPRTVDTHRSAIFLKLDIRSSHELGMLVEDLGVALSAPHMAQTSSPDHHPLRDS is encoded by the coding sequence ATGACCCACGACACCCTCCCCACCGCCGCCGAGCCGCCCGATGACACCGTGGTCTACATCGTGGACGACGACGAAGGTGTGCGCCAATCGCTGGCGGCCCTGCTGTTGGCGCGCGGGTACACGGTGCACACTTTTGGCGGCGGCGAGTCCTTCCTGGCAGAGGCAGCGCTGGACCACCCCGGCTGCGTGCTGCTGGACCTGCGCATGGAGGGCCTGAGCGGGCTGCAGGTATTCCACGAACTCGGCCAGCGCCACAGCGCGCTCAAGACCGTGTTCCTGTCGGCCCATGGCGAGCTGTCCTCCGCCGTCGCAGCCGTCAAGCAAGGGGCGGTGGACTGGCTCGAAAAGCCCTGCAACGAAGCCACCTTGCTGGCCGCTGTGGAGAAAGCCTCCGCGCTGTCGCAAGCGCAGGCACGGCAGGCGCAACGGCAGCAGCAACTGCGCGAGCGCTGGAACGCCCTGAGCCCACGCCAGCAAGAGGTGGCCCAACTGCTGGGCACCGGCCTCAGCAGCAAGGAAGTGGCCCGCGCACTGGCGCAGCGTGACCCGGAGCGCCCCATCGACCCGCGCACCGTGGACACGCACCGGTCCGCCATCTTCCTGAAGCTGGACATCCGTTCGTCGCACGAGCTGGGCATGCTGGTGGAAGACCTGGGCGTGGCCCTCAGCGCGCCTCATATGGCACAAACGTCCTCGCCTGACCATCACCCCCTCAGGGATTCATAA
- a CDS encoding tripartite tricarboxylate transporter substrate binding protein, which yields MNRRNILLASAVAAATVFSPSIASAQDTGQPIRLIVPYAPGGPIDVTARALAERVRDSLGTVIIDNKGGAGGNIGADAIAKAAPDGLTIGIAATATHAVNPWLYARMPYDAGKDFAGITQMVRVPNVLVMNAAKAEQLKIHTVADLIAYAKANPAKLNYGSGGNGSAGHLAGEMFKQRAGIYALHIPYRGANPAQLALLAGEVEFNIDNLAAAAPNIRAGKLKALAVTSLDASASLPGVPPLSATFKGFSIDTWWGLVAPAATPKPIIDKLNKAFVAALNAPETKTRFAALLAEPVATTPQQFDSFMASERAKYQQVVKASGAKVD from the coding sequence ATGAACCGCAGAAACATCCTCCTCGCCAGCGCCGTTGCCGCCGCAACGGTGTTTTCTCCCTCCATCGCTTCGGCGCAGGACACGGGCCAGCCCATCCGCCTGATCGTGCCGTATGCCCCCGGCGGCCCCATCGACGTGACGGCCCGCGCGCTGGCCGAGCGCGTGCGCGATTCGCTGGGCACAGTGATCATCGACAACAAGGGCGGTGCGGGCGGCAACATCGGCGCCGACGCCATTGCCAAGGCCGCACCCGATGGCCTGACCATCGGCATCGCCGCCACCGCCACCCATGCAGTCAACCCCTGGCTGTATGCGCGCATGCCGTATGACGCGGGCAAGGACTTTGCGGGCATCACGCAGATGGTGCGTGTGCCCAACGTGCTGGTCATGAACGCCGCCAAGGCTGAGCAACTCAAGATCCACACCGTGGCCGACCTGATCGCCTACGCCAAGGCCAACCCCGCCAAGCTCAACTACGGCAGCGGCGGTAACGGCAGCGCGGGCCACCTGGCGGGCGAAATGTTCAAGCAGCGCGCTGGCATTTATGCCCTGCACATCCCCTACCGGGGCGCCAACCCGGCCCAGCTGGCGCTGCTGGCGGGCGAGGTGGAATTCAACATCGACAACCTGGCCGCCGCTGCACCCAATATCCGCGCGGGCAAGCTGAAGGCCCTGGCCGTGACCTCGCTCGACGCCTCGGCATCGCTGCCGGGCGTTCCGCCGCTGTCCGCGACTTTCAAGGGCTTCTCCATCGACACCTGGTGGGGCCTGGTGGCGCCTGCGGCCACCCCCAAGCCCATCATCGACAAGCTGAACAAGGCCTTTGTGGCGGCACTGAATGCGCCCGAGACCAAGACCCGTTTTGCCGCCCTGCTGGCCGAACCCGTGGCCACCACGCCGCAGCAGTTCGACAGCTTCATGGCCAGCGAACGCGCCAAGTACCAGCAGGTGGTGAAGGCGTCGGGCGCGAAGGTGGATTGA
- the folK gene encoding 2-amino-4-hydroxy-6-hydroxymethyldihydropteridine diphosphokinase produces MSLRDVGAQPTLVYVGLGANLGEREAALRKALATLGQYPGTRVLRVSPLYGSAPVDAGGPDYLNAVAEVATTLTPEALLQALQAIEQSAGRERPYRNAPRTLDLDILWFGDQVIDTPTLTVPHPRMAERAFVLRPLADLVPERLAAEALQAVTTQSIYPLADGRWAEGVVGGACS; encoded by the coding sequence GTGAGTCTGCGGGACGTGGGCGCACAGCCCACCCTGGTCTACGTCGGCCTGGGCGCCAACCTGGGCGAGCGCGAAGCCGCCCTGCGCAAGGCCCTGGCTACCCTGGGCCAATACCCAGGCACCCGCGTGCTGCGGGTGTCGCCGCTCTATGGCAGCGCACCCGTGGATGCCGGTGGGCCTGACTACCTGAACGCCGTGGCCGAAGTGGCCACCACCCTCACCCCCGAGGCCCTGCTGCAGGCGCTGCAGGCCATCGAACAGTCCGCCGGGCGCGAGCGCCCCTACCGCAATGCACCCCGCACGCTGGACCTGGACATCCTGTGGTTTGGCGACCAGGTGATCGACACCCCCACCCTCACCGTGCCCCACCCCCGCATGGCCGAACGCGCGTTTGTACTGCGTCCTTTGGCCGATCTGGTGCCGGAGCGCCTGGCAGCGGAAGCCCTGCAGGCGGTGACCACGCAGAGCATCTACCCGCTGGCCGACGGGCGCTGGGCCGAGGGTGTGGTGGGTGGTGCTTGCTCCTGA
- the pcnB gene encoding polynucleotide adenylyltransferase PcnB: MIKKFIDKLLGKSTPGTSGGKPHFGKREEVPASVHGINPELVDRRAAEVVQTLKDAGFEAYIVGGAVRDLLLGLRPKDFDVATNATPEQVKGLFRRAFIIGKRFRIVHVVHGRGREHEVIEVSTFRAYLDNSAAGQVSGNEKTSKAQLAGMQHAVDASGRVLRDNVWGPQDEDATRRDFTVNAMYYDPVSQIVVDYHKGIQDAKKKTLRMIGDPATRYREDPVRIIRAVRFAAKLSPLGFTIDAKSAAPLVQSQALLAEVPQSRMFDEMLKLLQTGHAIATIEQLKKLGMAKGIYPLLDVAVERADTPFVKAALVDTDRRVNEGKPVAPSFLLACVLWEDVRNGWQERLNQRQHPLPALQEAIDEVFDKRIGDVSGRGKLAADMREIWVMQPRFEKRVGNTPFGMVMQPRFRAGFDFMRLRADVGEVEEALAEWWQDFQAADDERRDDLMDQAKEEQRARQKAQQPVVKRVPRNAPVAAQRAASPAGDAEVSEEGTEFATEGSAPKKRRRRRRKPGGGAGGGQGAAPAAAGE; encoded by the coding sequence ATGATCAAGAAGTTCATCGACAAACTGCTGGGCAAATCGACGCCCGGTACTTCGGGCGGCAAGCCCCATTTCGGCAAGCGCGAAGAGGTGCCTGCCAGCGTGCATGGCATCAACCCCGAACTGGTGGACCGCCGCGCGGCCGAGGTCGTGCAGACGCTCAAGGACGCGGGCTTCGAGGCCTACATCGTGGGTGGGGCCGTGCGCGACCTGCTGCTGGGCCTGCGCCCCAAGGACTTTGACGTGGCCACCAATGCCACGCCCGAGCAGGTCAAGGGCCTGTTCCGCCGCGCCTTCATCATCGGCAAGCGCTTTCGCATCGTGCATGTGGTGCATGGCCGGGGCCGCGAGCACGAGGTGATTGAGGTCTCCACCTTCCGCGCCTACCTTGACAACAGCGCCGCAGGCCAGGTCAGCGGCAACGAAAAAACCTCCAAGGCGCAGCTTGCGGGCATGCAGCACGCCGTGGACGCCAGCGGCCGCGTGCTGCGCGACAACGTCTGGGGCCCGCAGGACGAAGACGCCACGCGCCGCGACTTCACCGTCAACGCCATGTACTACGACCCGGTGAGCCAGATCGTGGTGGACTACCACAAGGGCATCCAGGACGCGAAGAAGAAGACGCTGCGCATGATTGGCGACCCCGCCACGCGCTACCGCGAAGACCCGGTGCGCATCATCCGCGCCGTGCGTTTTGCCGCCAAGCTCAGCCCGCTGGGCTTCACCATCGACGCCAAGTCGGCCGCCCCCCTGGTGCAGTCGCAGGCCCTGTTGGCCGAGGTGCCCCAAAGCCGCATGTTTGACGAAATGCTCAAGCTGCTGCAAACCGGCCACGCCATCGCCACCATCGAGCAGCTCAAGAAGCTGGGCATGGCCAAGGGCATCTACCCGCTGCTGGACGTGGCCGTGGAGCGCGCTGACACACCGTTTGTGAAAGCCGCCCTGGTGGACACCGACCGCCGCGTGAACGAAGGCAAGCCCGTGGCCCCCAGCTTCTTGCTGGCCTGCGTGCTGTGGGAAGACGTGCGCAACGGTTGGCAGGAGCGCCTGAACCAGCGCCAGCACCCGTTGCCCGCATTGCAAGAGGCCATCGACGAAGTGTTCGACAAGCGCATCGGCGACGTGTCGGGCCGGGGCAAGCTGGCCGCCGACATGCGCGAGATCTGGGTCATGCAGCCGCGCTTTGAAAAGCGCGTGGGCAACACGCCGTTCGGCATGGTCATGCAGCCGCGTTTCCGGGCCGGGTTCGACTTCATGCGCCTGCGTGCCGATGTGGGCGAGGTAGAGGAAGCGCTGGCCGAGTGGTGGCAGGATTTCCAGGCGGCCGACGACGAGCGCCGCGACGACCTGATGGACCAGGCCAAGGAAGAACAGCGGGCCCGCCAGAAGGCGCAGCAGCCAGTCGTCAAGCGCGTGCCTCGCAATGCACCCGTGGCGGCCCAGCGTGCTGCGAGCCCTGCAGGGGATGCGGAGGTGTCGGAAGAGGGCACGGAGTTTGCCACCGAAGGCAGCGCCCCCAAAAAGCGCCGCCGCCGTCGCCGCAAACCCGGTGGTGGGGCGGGCGGTGGTCAAGGCGCTGCGCCTGCCGCTGCAGGCGAGTGA
- a CDS encoding HAD family hydrolase, which yields MQRSRLRLALFDLDHTLLPLDSDYEWGEFTIRIGWNDPVEFARRNDEFYAHYQAGTLDVHDYVRFATEAVRLRGPEAAAAAHQQFMREVITPAIKPQALDLIRQHQAAGDEVLIVTATNEFVTTPIAQALGVPQLLAVQLVRDASGWYTGEIDGIPTMREGKVRRMEQWLAERQLSWADVESTFYSDSMNDVPLLEKVNHPVATNPDPRLRALAQERGWRILDLFLAPSAEPASQTAS from the coding sequence ATGCAAAGAAGCCGCCTTCGCTTGGCGCTGTTCGACCTGGACCACACGCTGCTGCCGCTCGATTCTGACTACGAGTGGGGTGAGTTCACCATCCGCATCGGCTGGAACGACCCGGTGGAGTTCGCGCGCCGCAACGACGAGTTCTATGCCCACTACCAGGCTGGCACGCTCGACGTGCACGACTACGTGCGCTTTGCCACCGAGGCCGTGCGCCTGCGCGGGCCCGAGGCCGCAGCAGCGGCGCACCAGCAGTTCATGCGCGAGGTCATCACCCCCGCCATCAAGCCCCAGGCGCTCGACCTGATACGCCAGCACCAGGCGGCGGGTGACGAGGTGCTGATCGTCACCGCCACCAACGAGTTCGTGACCACGCCCATCGCCCAGGCCCTGGGCGTGCCGCAGCTCCTGGCCGTGCAACTGGTGCGTGATGCCAGCGGCTGGTACACCGGCGAGATCGACGGCATCCCGACCATGCGCGAAGGCAAGGTGCGCCGCATGGAACAATGGCTGGCCGAGCGGCAGCTCAGCTGGGCCGACGTGGAGAGCACGTTCTACAGCGATTCCATGAACGACGTGCCCCTGCTGGAGAAGGTGAACCACCCGGTCGCCACCAACCCCGACCCGCGCCTGCGCGCCCTGGCCCAGGAGCGCGGCTGGCGCATACTGGACCTGTTCTTGGCACCCTCCGCCGAGCCCGCCAGCCAGACGGCCTCCTGA
- the hda gene encoding DnaA regulatory inactivator Hda, protein MKQLALDIGLATGPTLERFFAGPNEAALQHLRLAAGAGSSETTRSPVPTYLWGEPGSGKTHLLQAVRQALREQGSSVGWLDPTVGEPPDFDERWAAVVMDDVHLYDTAQQATAFNWFVNAISPASGSQRWVLAAGDLPPADLPLRDDLRSRLGWGHVFQLQLLGEAERRAVLRQEADARGVFLGDEVMDYMLNRFSRDLGSLMQLLDQLDAFALRTQRAITIPLLKTMLESE, encoded by the coding sequence ATGAAGCAACTGGCGCTGGACATCGGCCTGGCCACCGGGCCGACCCTGGAGCGGTTTTTTGCCGGGCCCAACGAGGCCGCGCTGCAGCACCTGCGCCTGGCCGCCGGGGCGGGCAGCAGCGAAACCACGCGGTCGCCGGTGCCCACCTACCTGTGGGGCGAGCCGGGCAGCGGCAAGACCCATTTGCTGCAGGCCGTGCGCCAGGCCCTGCGAGAGCAGGGCTCCAGCGTGGGCTGGCTGGACCCCACGGTGGGCGAGCCGCCAGACTTTGACGAGCGCTGGGCCGCCGTTGTCATGGACGACGTGCATCTGTACGACACCGCCCAGCAGGCCACGGCCTTCAACTGGTTCGTCAACGCCATCAGTCCCGCCAGCGGCAGCCAGCGCTGGGTGCTGGCGGCGGGCGACCTGCCCCCCGCCGACCTGCCGCTGCGCGACGACCTGCGCAGCCGTCTGGGCTGGGGCCATGTGTTCCAGCTGCAACTGCTGGGCGAGGCCGAGCGCCGCGCCGTGCTGCGCCAGGAGGCCGACGCGCGCGGCGTGTTCCTGGGCGACGAAGTCATGGACTACATGCTCAACCGCTTTTCGCGCGACCTGGGCAGCCTGATGCAGTTGCTGGACCAGCTCGACGCGTTTGCCCTGCGCACCCAGCGCGCCATCACGATTCCGCTGCTCAAGACGATGCTCGAATCGGAATGA